The following proteins are co-located in the Gordonia polyisoprenivorans genome:
- a CDS encoding polyphosphate kinase 2 family protein: MGKRGNGSTKGWAQEPIDALRVGTVGPIADFAPDSTPGFAGGRRLGEELLTERGEILASLQELLFANGRAGDHRSVLLVLQGMDTAGKGGIARHVGGLLDPQGLSIKGFGKPTPEELSHDFLWRIRKALPPAGRIGIFDRSHYEDVLPVRVHSLVPQSEWEARYDIINRFERELVDAGTTVVKCALVVSKDEQKARLAERLDRPDKYWKYNPGDLDERAYWDDYLEAYQAIFDRCDSDATPWYLIPANRKWFSRLAICELLIDALSGLDLDWPAADFDVAAEKKRLAALPD; encoded by the coding sequence ATGGGCAAGCGCGGCAACGGTTCGACGAAGGGCTGGGCACAAGAACCGATCGACGCGTTGCGCGTGGGTACTGTCGGGCCGATCGCCGATTTCGCCCCCGACAGCACACCGGGATTCGCCGGTGGTCGTCGCCTCGGCGAGGAGTTGCTCACCGAACGCGGTGAGATCCTCGCAAGCCTGCAGGAGTTGCTCTTCGCCAACGGCAGAGCCGGCGACCACCGCTCGGTACTGCTGGTCCTGCAAGGCATGGACACCGCTGGCAAGGGCGGGATCGCACGACACGTCGGCGGCCTGCTCGACCCACAAGGCCTGAGCATCAAGGGATTCGGCAAGCCCACACCCGAGGAGCTCTCCCACGACTTCCTGTGGCGCATCCGCAAGGCACTGCCCCCGGCCGGACGCATCGGCATCTTCGACCGCTCCCATTACGAGGACGTCCTGCCCGTACGCGTGCATTCCCTGGTACCGCAATCGGAGTGGGAAGCACGCTACGACATCATCAATCGATTCGAGCGGGAACTCGTCGACGCCGGCACGACGGTGGTGAAATGCGCTCTGGTGGTGTCGAAGGACGAGCAGAAGGCTCGACTGGCCGAACGCCTCGACCGTCCCGACAAGTACTGGAAGTACAACCCGGGCGACCTCGACGAGCGCGCCTACTGGGACGACTACCTCGAGGCCTACCAAGCCATCTTCGACCGCTGCGACTCCGACGCCACCCCGTGGTATCTCATCCCCGCCAATCGGAAATGGTTCTCCCGCCTGGCAATCTGCGAACTACTCATCGATGCCCTGTCAGGTCTCGACCTCGATTGGCCCGCCGCCGATTTCGACGTCGCCGCCGAGAAGAAACGTCTGGCCGCCCTCCCCGACTGA
- a CDS encoding SDR family NAD(P)-dependent oxidoreductase encodes MSRVALVTGASRGVGLGVATALLDAGWTVYTTARSGRGPDGARVITCDHTDDAAVGEVFETIDDAEGHLDLLVNNVWAAPRGFGGFSEPFWQRPVSDWDSLIGVGLRAHYVASVHAGRIMVAAGSGLIVNISSFGTRGHLHSVLYGMSKAALDKMVADMAVELQGTGVHAVSLWLGLIRTELLLSLGVDEFAGFSLQRAEDPEFVGRVIAALADDPALADLTGHTLISAEYGREHGIVNNDGAQPDSHRQAFGGGPLYPPT; translated from the coding sequence GTGAGTCGGGTGGCATTGGTGACCGGCGCCAGTCGCGGTGTCGGTCTCGGGGTTGCCACCGCACTTCTCGACGCCGGCTGGACCGTCTACACCACCGCGCGCAGTGGGCGCGGTCCCGACGGAGCCCGGGTGATCACCTGTGATCACACCGACGACGCGGCCGTCGGCGAGGTTTTCGAGACGATCGACGACGCCGAGGGTCACCTCGATCTGCTGGTCAACAACGTGTGGGCGGCACCGCGCGGGTTCGGCGGATTCAGCGAACCGTTCTGGCAGCGGCCGGTGAGCGACTGGGATTCGTTGATCGGGGTCGGACTGCGCGCCCATTACGTGGCGTCGGTGCACGCCGGCCGGATCATGGTGGCCGCCGGGTCGGGTCTCATTGTCAACATCTCGTCGTTCGGGACACGCGGTCACCTGCACTCGGTGCTCTACGGCATGAGCAAGGCGGCACTGGACAAGATGGTCGCCGACATGGCCGTCGAACTGCAGGGCACCGGCGTTCATGCGGTGTCGTTGTGGTTGGGCCTGATCCGCACCGAGTTGCTGCTCTCCCTCGGCGTCGACGAGTTCGCGGGCTTCTCGTTACAGCGCGCCGAGGATCCCGAGTTCGTGGGTCGGGTCATCGCGGCGCTCGCCGACGACCCGGCGCTGGCCGACCTGACCGGACACACCCTCATCAGCGCGGAGTACGGGCGCGAGCACGGAATCGTCAACAATGATGGCGCGCAGCCCGATTCGCATCGCCAGGCGTTCGGCGGCGGACCACTCTACCCGCCGACTTGA
- a CDS encoding TetR/AcrR family transcriptional regulator, which produces MANRPSPAAAARAAVSAATNVTRGIEQALLGGSVEERVKPDGRRQRWENHKRERRTELTDGTMAAVRELGADVGMDEIARHIGVSKTVLYRYFTDKNDLGVATTVRFFETTLMPRLIETITDEVDEYTLTRTVINVYVRAVADEPALYRFALSASPSSSVTSAESEKLVAQLLTSTIVMRLAERDGDSAGAQVWAYTLVGGIQRAVDWWMGERSIGVDDLIDYLTMMVWSSIVGVAAVNGSRTAFMADPPPLPDHDGTEGHRDNHERGSADDEAPLR; this is translated from the coding sequence ATCGCAAATCGTCCCAGTCCGGCCGCGGCGGCGCGCGCCGCGGTGTCGGCGGCGACGAACGTGACCCGCGGAATCGAGCAGGCGCTGCTGGGCGGGTCGGTCGAGGAACGCGTCAAACCCGACGGTCGTCGGCAACGCTGGGAAAACCACAAACGGGAGCGCCGCACCGAGCTGACCGACGGCACGATGGCCGCCGTCCGTGAACTCGGCGCCGACGTCGGGATGGACGAGATCGCCCGGCACATCGGCGTTTCCAAGACAGTGTTGTACCGCTATTTCACCGACAAGAACGATCTCGGGGTTGCCACGACGGTGCGGTTCTTCGAGACCACCCTGATGCCGCGGCTGATCGAGACCATCACCGACGAGGTCGACGAGTACACCCTGACCCGCACCGTGATCAACGTCTACGTCCGTGCCGTCGCCGACGAACCCGCGTTGTACCGGTTCGCGTTGTCGGCGTCGCCGAGTTCGTCGGTGACCTCAGCGGAGTCGGAGAAGCTGGTGGCGCAGTTGCTCACGTCGACCATCGTGATGCGGCTGGCTGAACGCGACGGTGATTCGGCGGGCGCCCAGGTGTGGGCGTACACCCTCGTCGGCGGTATCCAGCGTGCCGTCGATTGGTGGATGGGCGAACGATCCATCGGCGTCGACGATCTCATCGACTATCTGACGATGATGGTGTGGAGTTCGATCGTCGGGGTCGCCGCGGTGAACGGTTCCCGTACCGCATTCATGGCCGATCCCCCACCGCTGCCCGATCACGACGGGACCGAAGGACATCGGGACAACCACGAGCGCGGTTCGGCCGACGACGAGGCCCCACTCCGGTGA
- a CDS encoding DUF445 domain-containing protein produces the protein MTTDVSGTGRHRAASASAPGFSSGGSASDERRRRDLRKMKLLATSFLVVAAVIYLFTRYLEHRDGADVAAWVGYVRAASEAGMVGALADWFAVTALFRHPLGIPIPHTALIRKKKDDIGDQLGGFIEENFMTPEVIVQRVEQLDLPRRVATWLADPNNAPRVSDEAARAIKLASEMLRDEDIEQFIQATLRWAAEPEWAPPIGRILHQLIAEDRLEPVFQLLCDRAHDWALGSQDLIDRVVESDVGPAWKPKFVTNLMGDRIYRELVDFTYKVRADPDHEMRRSMHEFVEQFADDLQNDPEMVARFENIKRELVGSEEVAGAASTAWNTGKAVIEQMLADPNSTLRNTLTDAAINLGERIRDDRPLQEKMNWWVARVANHVATNYSREIISVITETVRGWDAEDTSRKIELQVGRDLQFIRINGTVVGSLAGLAIYTISVLIFP, from the coding sequence GTGACTACGGACGTTTCCGGTACCGGCAGGCATCGGGCCGCGTCGGCAAGTGCGCCCGGGTTCTCCTCGGGCGGTTCCGCGTCCGACGAACGCCGCCGCCGCGACCTGCGCAAGATGAAACTGCTGGCAACCAGCTTCCTCGTGGTAGCTGCTGTCATCTACCTGTTCACCCGCTACCTCGAACACCGCGACGGCGCCGACGTCGCCGCATGGGTCGGCTATGTGCGTGCGGCGTCTGAGGCCGGCATGGTCGGCGCGCTGGCCGACTGGTTCGCGGTGACGGCGCTGTTCCGGCACCCGCTGGGCATCCCGATCCCGCACACCGCCCTGATTCGCAAGAAGAAGGACGACATCGGCGATCAGCTCGGCGGCTTCATCGAAGAGAACTTCATGACGCCCGAGGTGATCGTGCAGCGCGTCGAGCAGTTGGATCTGCCGCGTCGCGTTGCGACCTGGCTGGCCGATCCGAACAACGCCCCACGGGTGTCCGACGAGGCTGCCCGCGCCATCAAGCTCGCGTCAGAGATGTTGCGCGACGAGGACATCGAGCAGTTCATCCAGGCCACCCTGCGGTGGGCGGCCGAACCCGAGTGGGCGCCGCCGATCGGCCGCATCCTGCACCAGCTGATCGCCGAGGACCGCCTCGAGCCGGTCTTCCAACTCCTGTGCGACCGCGCCCACGACTGGGCGCTGGGCAGCCAGGACCTCATCGACCGGGTGGTGGAGAGCGACGTCGGACCGGCCTGGAAACCGAAGTTCGTGACCAACCTGATGGGCGATCGGATCTACCGCGAACTCGTCGACTTCACCTACAAGGTCCGTGCCGACCCGGATCACGAGATGCGTCGGTCGATGCACGAATTCGTCGAGCAGTTCGCCGACGACCTGCAGAACGACCCGGAGATGGTCGCCCGGTTCGAGAACATCAAACGCGAACTCGTGGGCAGCGAGGAGGTGGCCGGCGCGGCATCGACCGCCTGGAACACCGGCAAGGCCGTCATCGAGCAGATGCTCGCCGACCCGAACAGCACGTTGCGCAACACCCTGACCGACGCCGCGATCAACCTCGGCGAGCGGATCCGCGACGACCGGCCGCTGCAGGAGAAGATGAATTGGTGGGTCGCACGTGTCGCCAACCACGTTGCCACCAACTATTCGCGAGAGATCATCTCCGTCATCACCGAGACCGTGCGCGGCTGGGACGCCGAGGACACCAGCCGCAAGATCGAACTCCAGGTGGGGCGCGACCTGCAGTTCATCCGCATCAACGGCACCGTCGTCGGATCACTGGCGGGACTGGCGATCTACACGATCTCGGTGCTCATCTTCCCCTGA
- a CDS encoding helix-turn-helix domain-containing protein translates to MTAKRPHQSTSDEHRSDGDDPVDDASSPDEDDRDTGGVGHTVEAVTAVTAVASDAVATAAQDIGGFIRSQRMAAEVSLRQLAERAGVSNPYLSQIERGLRKPSADVLAQIAKGLRVSAEVLYVRAGILEERPASPVRDALIADDSISERQKQMLLEIYESFRKENATDEPIPDE, encoded by the coding sequence ATGACAGCGAAGAGGCCCCACCAGAGCACGTCCGACGAGCACCGCTCGGACGGCGACGATCCCGTCGACGACGCGTCGAGCCCCGACGAGGACGACCGCGACACCGGCGGCGTCGGACACACCGTGGAAGCCGTCACCGCGGTCACCGCGGTGGCCTCGGATGCGGTCGCAACCGCGGCACAGGACATCGGTGGGTTCATCCGATCCCAACGAATGGCCGCAGAGGTGTCGTTGCGGCAGTTGGCCGAACGGGCCGGCGTCAGCAATCCCTACCTCAGCCAGATCGAGCGCGGACTCCGCAAACCCTCGGCAGATGTGTTGGCGCAGATCGCCAAGGGCCTGCGGGTGTCGGCCGAGGTGCTGTACGTTCGGGCCGGGATCCTCGAAGAACGTCCGGCCAGCCCGGTGCGCGATGCGTTGATCGCCGACGATTCGATCAGCGAACGCCAGAAGCAGATGCTGCTCGAGATCTACGAGTCCTTCCGCAAGGAGAACGCCACCGACGAGCCGATCCCCGACGAGTGA
- a CDS encoding histone H1-like repetitive region-containing protein produces MPDNPLSTALGQVSALLNDFRERGEAATEQAQTKIAESIESAQERITESREDLTERVAERVDSAQSTLDETLAAALATFEEAKSKLASLPVELPAEIEELRARFSPEELRKVADAYLAVAAALLASLSERTEEVVDRLKAQPLVGENLPKLEKVYNDAVALTEDALGTLATQTKLISGQAARGTGVGQLTSRRTAKKAARAKGSATKALPAAKKAGPAKKTAPATKTAPAKRAAPVKVAAKEAEAKKAAVVAKAPAKKTAAKKTAATKSAAKKAAATKSPAKKTAATKTAAKNAPAKKTPAKKTAAKKAPAKKTPAKKTAAKKTAAKTTPAKKTAAKKTTGAKKTTATKTTAAKKTPAKKTSARKSTRS; encoded by the coding sequence ATGCCGGACAACCCGTTGTCGACAGCGTTGGGTCAAGTGTCGGCCCTGCTCAACGATTTTCGTGAGCGCGGTGAGGCCGCCACCGAGCAGGCCCAGACCAAGATCGCCGAGAGCATCGAGTCCGCCCAGGAGCGGATCACCGAGTCGCGTGAGGATCTCACCGAACGCGTCGCCGAGCGAGTCGATTCCGCGCAGTCCACTCTCGACGAGACGCTGGCCGCCGCGCTGGCGACGTTCGAGGAGGCCAAGAGCAAACTCGCCTCCCTGCCCGTCGAACTGCCCGCCGAGATCGAAGAACTACGCGCGCGATTCTCCCCGGAAGAACTGCGCAAGGTCGCCGACGCCTACCTCGCGGTTGCGGCCGCGCTGCTGGCATCGCTGTCCGAACGCACCGAAGAGGTCGTCGACCGACTCAAGGCCCAACCTCTCGTCGGTGAGAACCTCCCGAAACTGGAGAAGGTCTACAACGACGCCGTCGCCCTCACCGAAGACGCGCTGGGCACCCTCGCGACGCAGACCAAACTGATCAGCGGTCAAGCCGCCCGCGGAACCGGTGTGGGACAACTGACCTCGCGGCGAACCGCCAAGAAAGCCGCTCGCGCAAAGGGTTCGGCCACCAAGGCGCTGCCCGCGGCGAAGAAGGCTGGGCCGGCAAAGAAGACGGCGCCGGCGACGAAGACGGCGCCGGCGAAGCGGGCCGCACCGGTCAAGGTTGCGGCCAAGGAAGCCGAGGCGAAGAAGGCTGCCGTCGTCGCGAAGGCGCCCGCGAAGAAGACAGCGGCGAAGAAGACAGCGGCCACGAAGAGTGCCGCGAAGAAGGCAGCGGCCACGAAGAGCCCTGCGAAGAAGACGGCGGCCACGAAGACGGCGGCCAAGAATGCTCCGGCCAAGAAGACTCCGGCCAAGAAGACCGCTGCGAAGAAAGCTCCCGCCAAGAAGACCCCGGCGAAGAAGACGGCAGCCAAGAAGACTGCGGCCAAGACCACCCCGGCGAAGAAGACGGCAGCCAAGAAGACCACCGGCGCCAAGAAGACCACCGCAACAAAAACCACCGCCGCCAAGAAGACCCCAGCGAAGAAGACGTCCGCACGCAAGTCGACGCGCTCCTGA
- a CDS encoding DUF2516 family protein, with translation MNFVNVLAAGQNLVLWVLTVVAGVAAIVALVHASMQRKDAFPAVDKQSKVLWVSLLALATLFIWLFQAPTLFYLIGVVALIVYLVDVRPRVDSIQNKHWFRKIR, from the coding sequence GTGAATTTCGTCAACGTCCTCGCCGCAGGTCAGAACCTCGTGTTGTGGGTGCTGACCGTGGTCGCCGGTGTCGCGGCCATCGTCGCCCTCGTCCACGCGTCCATGCAGCGCAAAGACGCCTTCCCTGCGGTCGACAAGCAGAGCAAGGTGCTCTGGGTGTCGTTGCTGGCCCTCGCGACCCTGTTCATCTGGCTGTTCCAGGCGCCGACGCTGTTCTACCTCATCGGCGTCGTCGCGCTGATCGTGTACCTCGTCGACGTCCGGCCGCGCGTCGACTCCATTCAGAACAAGCATTGGTTCCGCAAGATCCGGTGA
- a CDS encoding RrF2 family transcriptional regulator — protein MQLTRFTDIGLRVVMRLAVSDGSMTTRVLAEEMAVPYTHVTKVTGRLAELGVVHSRRGRSGGLVITELGRTARIGWLAASLEGDGEVVDCDGETPCPLRRACRLRGALAAARRAFFDSLDDVTVGDLVTDPTGAVLLSLDIPRRAEATSHSQAEPPRAEPYSQAE, from the coding sequence ATGCAACTGACCCGCTTCACCGACATCGGCTTGCGCGTGGTGATGCGCCTGGCCGTCTCGGACGGGTCGATGACCACTCGGGTCCTCGCCGAGGAGATGGCCGTGCCCTATACGCACGTCACCAAGGTGACCGGCCGTCTCGCCGAACTCGGCGTCGTCCACTCACGGCGGGGTCGCTCCGGTGGGCTGGTGATCACCGAGCTGGGCCGCACGGCCCGAATCGGTTGGCTCGCGGCCAGTCTCGAAGGTGACGGGGAGGTCGTCGACTGCGACGGTGAAACGCCGTGCCCACTGCGCCGGGCGTGCCGACTGCGCGGTGCGCTCGCCGCCGCCCGCCGTGCCTTCTTCGACAGCCTCGACGACGTGACCGTCGGGGACCTCGTGACCGACCCCACCGGAGCGGTCCTGCTCTCCCTCGACATCCCGCGTCGCGCCGAGGCGACGTCCCACAGTCAGGCCGAACCCCCTCGGGCCGAACCCTACAGTCAAGCCGAATAG
- a CDS encoding FAD-binding oxidoreductase, with translation MLTMPTREVIAATLPAVDGALGEITPNFYARMFAAHPTLLDDMFNRTHQRSGEQPMALAGSIAAFAKLQLEPDLRRQRFIIDRIAHKHASLGVTRDQYSIVHEHLFAAIVEVLGAAVTPEVANAWDELYWEMADVLIREEADLYAAAGVEPGAVWRDLVVTRRDQVAPDAVSFTLAAPDGADLPAFSPGQYISVQVPLADGAHQIRQYSLIGTPRARDEWRISVKLAGEVSAYLHENVFEGDSVHVSMPFGDLVLPEDDSPLLLASAGIGCTPVIGLLTALAESGTDRPVTVLHADHSRAGQPHRGQLGALVEQIDSARLYQWYQHGADHLVSDAVRTGRMSLDGIDLADGVHAMLCGPTGFLDSIRTQLLDRNVPSEHIHFETFGPELLRTGTSR, from the coding sequence GTGCTCACCATGCCCACTCGCGAGGTCATCGCGGCCACCCTGCCCGCCGTCGACGGCGCACTCGGGGAGATCACCCCGAACTTCTACGCGCGGATGTTCGCAGCTCACCCGACGTTGCTCGATGACATGTTTAACCGCACCCACCAGCGGTCCGGTGAACAGCCGATGGCGTTGGCCGGGTCGATCGCGGCCTTCGCCAAGCTGCAACTCGAACCCGATCTGCGGCGCCAGCGCTTCATCATCGACCGCATCGCGCACAAGCATGCGTCCCTCGGGGTCACCCGCGATCAGTATTCGATTGTCCACGAGCACCTGTTTGCCGCGATCGTCGAGGTGCTCGGTGCCGCGGTGACCCCGGAGGTCGCCAATGCGTGGGACGAATTGTATTGGGAGATGGCCGATGTGCTGATCCGCGAAGAAGCCGACCTGTACGCCGCGGCCGGCGTCGAACCCGGTGCGGTGTGGCGCGATCTCGTCGTGACCCGACGCGATCAGGTGGCCCCGGACGCGGTGTCGTTCACCTTGGCCGCGCCCGACGGCGCGGATCTTCCGGCATTCTCTCCCGGGCAGTACATCTCGGTGCAGGTGCCGCTGGCCGACGGCGCGCATCAGATCCGCCAGTACAGCCTGATCGGCACGCCGCGAGCGCGCGACGAGTGGCGGATCAGCGTCAAACTCGCCGGCGAGGTGTCGGCGTATCTGCACGAGAACGTCTTCGAGGGCGACTCCGTGCACGTTTCGATGCCGTTCGGTGATCTCGTTCTGCCCGAGGATGATTCGCCGTTGCTGCTGGCATCGGCGGGTATCGGGTGCACACCGGTGATCGGGCTACTGACCGCACTCGCCGAGTCCGGAACCGACCGCCCGGTGACGGTCCTGCATGCCGACCACTCGCGGGCCGGTCAGCCTCATCGTGGACAACTCGGTGCCCTCGTCGAGCAGATCGATTCGGCACGGCTCTACCAGTGGTATCAGCACGGCGCCGACCATCTGGTGTCCGACGCGGTGCGCACCGGCCGGATGTCGTTGGACGGTATCGATCTCGCCGACGGCGTCCACGCCATGCTGTGTGGCCCCACCGGATTCCTCGACTCGATTCGCACCCAGCTGCTCGACCGGAATGTGCCGTCAGAACACATCCACTTCGAGACCTTCGGGCCGGAATTGTTGCGCACCGGCACCTCTCGATGA
- a CDS encoding MerR family transcriptional regulator, with protein MAEYRINDLAEASGVSVRNIRVYQDRGLLPPPTIRGRTGWYSDDHLNRLNLISRMLERGYTFATISELLHAAHYGMKVEHVLRGAPTKGGRFRNFKRAATITFTELRKTLNASERSIALSQKLGLLVKDGAHYAIKNPEVLEGAEVLVKSGVDIDVLLDRFVRVQDDLEDAARSFVSIITDKYLNENLPTLGEAKVSKMAELIQTVRPMAHEIVETTFRKALDDEITRAIGEASTYFDVADTDVPATDYPATDVPGADVADGPASGIDPEAAGDGAQNMTTGSVTSDTVSPDTSEGPASGTEEPVDTPRTHRPTPRSS; from the coding sequence GTGGCTGAGTATCGGATCAACGACCTGGCAGAGGCGTCCGGCGTCAGCGTCCGCAACATCCGGGTCTATCAGGATCGCGGGCTGCTGCCGCCGCCGACGATCCGCGGTCGCACCGGCTGGTACTCCGACGATCACCTCAATCGCCTGAATCTCATCTCGCGGATGCTCGAACGCGGATACACCTTTGCCACCATCAGTGAGCTCCTGCACGCGGCCCACTACGGGATGAAGGTCGAGCATGTGTTGCGTGGCGCGCCCACCAAGGGCGGGCGGTTCCGCAACTTCAAGCGCGCGGCCACGATCACCTTCACCGAGCTGCGCAAGACCCTCAACGCCAGCGAGCGCTCCATCGCGCTCAGCCAGAAACTCGGGCTGCTCGTCAAGGACGGCGCCCACTACGCGATCAAGAACCCGGAGGTCCTCGAGGGTGCCGAGGTGCTGGTCAAGAGCGGCGTCGACATCGACGTGCTGCTCGACCGCTTCGTGCGTGTGCAGGACGATCTCGAGGATGCGGCCCGCAGTTTCGTCTCGATCATCACCGACAAGTACCTCAACGAGAACCTGCCGACCCTCGGCGAGGCCAAGGTCAGCAAGATGGCCGAACTGATCCAGACGGTCCGGCCGATGGCCCACGAGATCGTGGAGACCACGTTCCGCAAGGCGCTCGACGACGAGATCACCCGGGCGATCGGCGAGGCGTCGACGTACTTCGACGTCGCCGACACCGATGTTCCGGCCACCGATTACCCAGCCACCGATGTTCCCGGCGCCGACGTCGCCGACGGACCCGCATCGGGCATCGATCCCGAGGCCGCAGGCGATGGCGCCCAGAACATGACAACGGGTAGTGTTACATCAGATACTGTGTCCCCCGACACGTCCGAGGGCCCTGCGTCGGGCACCGAGGAGCCGGTGGACACGCCGCGAACACACCGTCCGACTCCGCGATCGTCCTGA
- a CDS encoding alpha/beta fold hydrolase, translated as MSRRGWAIGGVAAGAGLIGVGVGTIGAGLVREALHGDPAVDDGPDDLLATPTAPSDTRTVRAADGTRLNVVIYGPGARGDDTAGDVIVAVHGWTCNTTYWYPQINAFAGERTVITYDQRGHGASELGRKRPTVATLGQDLDAVLDAVVPPGRRAILIGHSMGGMTIMSWAAQYPHKVSDRVSAVVLASTAAKAVMQNHLLIPLDLPRYSKPFAPAVTKLITSAPLPVPRSSYGPRMSQYIALGSTARASHVEFVDTMIMSCPPRARARWGAAMGKLDVTAGLDALTVPTTIVVGSADRLTPPSHAEQMAEVLRRNGTLRDLVVLDGVGHMSTIEAGAVVDDTLAAVIADAEQPNPQTDRVPSV; from the coding sequence ATGAGTCGTCGTGGGTGGGCCATCGGTGGCGTTGCCGCCGGTGCAGGTCTGATCGGGGTTGGGGTGGGCACCATCGGTGCCGGACTGGTACGCGAAGCACTACACGGCGATCCGGCCGTCGACGACGGGCCCGACGATCTGCTGGCCACCCCGACGGCCCCGAGCGACACCAGAACCGTCCGCGCCGCCGACGGCACCCGGCTCAACGTGGTCATCTACGGTCCCGGTGCGCGCGGTGACGACACCGCCGGTGATGTGATCGTCGCGGTGCACGGATGGACGTGCAACACCACCTACTGGTATCCCCAGATCAACGCCTTCGCCGGTGAACGCACCGTCATCACCTACGATCAGCGTGGACACGGAGCCAGTGAGCTCGGCCGCAAACGACCCACCGTCGCGACCCTCGGTCAGGACCTCGACGCCGTACTCGACGCCGTCGTCCCGCCCGGGCGCCGAGCGATCCTCATCGGCCACTCCATGGGCGGCATGACGATCATGTCGTGGGCGGCGCAGTACCCGCACAAGGTGTCCGATCGTGTGTCGGCGGTGGTCCTCGCCTCCACCGCGGCCAAGGCGGTCATGCAGAATCACCTGCTCATCCCGCTCGACCTGCCGCGCTACAGCAAACCGTTCGCGCCCGCGGTCACCAAGCTCATCACCTCGGCGCCACTTCCCGTGCCGCGCAGCTCGTATGGGCCGCGGATGTCGCAGTACATCGCGCTCGGCTCCACCGCTCGCGCCTCGCACGTCGAGTTCGTGGACACCATGATCATGAGCTGCCCGCCGCGCGCACGGGCCCGCTGGGGTGCGGCGATGGGCAAGCTGGATGTGACCGCGGGGCTGGACGCGTTGACGGTCCCGACGACGATCGTGGTCGGCAGCGCCGACCGTCTGACCCCGCCCTCACACGCCGAGCAGATGGCAGAGGTGTTGCGGCGCAACGGAACCCTGCGTGATCTCGTCGTACTCGACGGGGTGGGGCACATGTCGACGATCGAGGCCGGGGCCGTCGTCGACGACACCCTCGCGGCGGTCATCGCGGATGCGGAGCAGCCGAACCCGCAGACCGATCGCGTCCCGTCGGTCTGA